In Miscanthus floridulus cultivar M001 chromosome 19, ASM1932011v1, whole genome shotgun sequence, the DNA window GAGCTAGTGGCTATATGCAGATCATGAGTCACCTCCCATGATTCCAACACGGCAGACACAAGAGACTGCGAGAGACGATCAATACAGCCTCATAAGAAGTTGCTAGGGCCCTGTCACATGGATGTTTAGATAGCAATTAAGAGAActataaacatgaactaattataaaactagttgCAGAAGCCTAGAGCTAATTCACGAGCCGAATCTAATGaacctaattaatctataattagcatatgtttactacaGCATCACAAGGGCttatcatggattaattaggctcattAGATTAGTCTCACAAATTAGCCTAGGGGTTATGCAATTCATTTCATCATTAGTCTTCTTTTATAATACTCCTAAATAGCATCAAGGTGCTAAAAATTAGCCACATGAGATCCAAACGCACCCTTAGACCAAAGAAAAATGAGGGGATAAAACAGCTCTGCTCTAGAGGCACATGACTTTTTACAGTTAACAACACCCTACTGAGTCGTTAATATCTCCTACATCCCACAAAATGTCAGTCAACTGCTCCCACTACTCCCTCTTCAGACGCCTCAAGACTCCCCCAGTCTCCCAGACCTCTTCCCTACTCCATGATCTGCGAGATGGCCTCGCCGAACTTGAGGAACAGCTCGGCGTCTGAGGTGCTGGACGAGTTGGCGCAGGAGAGAGCGGCAGTGCCCCGCAGGCTGACGTACTCGTTGATGTAGCTTGGCACAGCTGGAGACGGCTGCGGCAGCTGGCCCAGCTGATGGGCGGACGGCTTTGGCGGCAGATCGGGGTTCGCCAGGCAGTCCAGGACACGCACCACCTCGTGCATCGTCGGTCGGTCCGAGGGTTGCCGCTTGGTGCAAAGGAGCGCCAGCTGGAAGAGCTTCTTCACCTCGCCGAGGTCCTTGCAGGTGTCTCCGATGTCAGGGTCCACGGTATCCATGACCTCGTTGCTTGCTGTCTTCGATAGGATCTGCAATTGGAGAAAACATTGATAACGACATACGGAAAAAGTTTCTTCCAGACAAGCTCAATATATGGAAAAAGTTCCTTCCAAACaagtggcggcagcagcggcgcaTGTTATGATTTTATAAATGGACATATGATTTTATAAATGGATCGATTCTGGAACTACAAAATGACTCCTAATTTATCACACTGTTGCACATACCTACTGTCAATTTTGAGCCATGTTTGAAACTGAGGTGACTCAAAATGTTACATCAAAGCATGGAGAGCTATGGGGCACATGATAAACCACTGACATCCTGTTAGTTCATTTTTTGCTTTCCATCTACATTATTTATGACAGGGGGACACCAACGGTAGGCTTTAGGGGACAGACACACTGCTACTTATAATGAAGCTTTCAGTCACCAAATCCAATGGATCAGCTCATAAATCCACAGCTGGTCTACAGTGCAGATAGATCTACTCACATGCTAGGTTTCGTGTCGCTGGTCCCCTTGTAGGAACACAAGCCTAATGGTCATTGTTCAGCAATTATTGGGCGCTATTGGAATCCAAAGCGATATAAGATGAAGGAAAGCGACTTCTAATTGAACAAATGCAGGAGACTGAAGATTAGTTACCAAGTGATGGAGATTGCACTCGTTGTCCACTGGCTTCTTGCCAGTCAGCAGCTCCAGCAGAACAATGCCATAGCTGTAGACATCAGACTTTTCATTGAGACGGGAAGTGCGGGCGTACTCAGGATCAATGTAGCCAATAGTGCCCATGACATAGGTTGATGTGTGAGTTTTTGAGACACATAAGCTCTTAGCAATGCCAAAGTCTGTAAGATGGGCCTCATAATCTTTGTCAAGGAGTATATTCTTTGATTTTACATCCCGGTGAATTATTCGTGGACTGCAGTCATGGTGAAGGTAAGCAAGGCCTTGAGCTGCACCAAGAGCAATCCGTAGGCGAGTCTCCCAGTCAAGTTTTTTCTTCTTGGATGAACCTTCTGAAAGAAAATAGGTTTACATTATGAAATGGTATAGTAATTGCAGCCAAATATCCATGACCATTAAATAAGCAAGCCTTTGTCAAAACATGAACTGTCTTGAGAGCCCAACTGATGTTGTGTGACAGGTAAACAAACAAACACTATTGAGATGAAACAAATAAAGACTATTTAAATGAAAAGCAGCATAGTGGTGCTAGTTCCTGGTCGCTTTATAAACAGTTCTCGTGATTCCTTAACCACAAAAAAAAATGTCTGCATGGGTTTGGGACCTAGACTTACCATGTAAAACATCCCATAAGCTGCCACTTTCCATATAATCATAAAAGAGGAGGTTCCCAACAGGTGATAGTGAGTACCCTTGAAGGCTGACTAGATTCCGGTGCTTGATGCTACCAACAGTCTCGAGCTCAGTTTCAAATTCCTTAAGGCTGTGCGGGTAGTGGGCATACAGCTTTTTTATTGCCACTGGTTTGCAATTCTTTAGAACACATTTATAAACTGTACTTGACGCCCCGTATCCAATGATGTATTTCTCACTCAAGTTCTCAGTCATCCTCATTATATCATCGTATACATGAAGGGCCATGTTCATATGAAGGATAACCAGCTTGGGGGGAGCATTGCTCACTGCAAACAGAATGGATATCAATTACAGGATATCAATGTTGTTCTAGCATCAACTATAAGAGACCAGTAAACTACTGAGTTGAATCCAGACAATATTATTATTTGACAAAAACTATTAGTACATCAACATTACAAGTAAGATACTAAATAAGGTGGTGGACCATCATATTATTGTTAGAGGAGATTCCAAAGTTAGTAAATGCATTACCTTGCTTGCTTACAGTGACATCTTTAAAAGCAGGTGGACGGCGTGGTCTGCAAACAGCCACTAAGATCATCAGGAGGATAACAAGTCCACCCACAGCAACACCAATTATGGCAACCTTTGAGATTGGTGCTGAATAGAAAATCCAGGAAGAAAAGATCTTGGTTTATAATGTACTGATAAAATTCAGGTCAAATAAATTGATGAATGCAGCACTCTTCTTACGTTTCTCGCGGTGGCCAGTGGAACGACACGAAGAACCAAGCCAATATCCACAGAGTCCAGGATTACCTAAAAAGCTGAAGAAATAACAAGATCGCTAAACTACTATTTCCAAGTATAAGCAAAAAGATAGTCATGATTGAATTCATGGAGCACAATACCTGTCAGGTGAAAACCGTGTAAAGTTGTTGTCAGCAGGGACAACACCAGCCAAATTATTGTATGACACATTTCTGTCCAAAGATGCAAAAGGTCAATGTTAGAAAAATACCTACTTCAAAAAAAAATGTTAGAAAAATACAAAATTTTGTGCATCCTTTCAATATTCAGGTTATGAAATTACAAGATATTGAGGCTGAAGCAGTTCATCAGAGAAGACACATCGCCAGTTATATTGTTATTTTCCAGTTTTCTACAAGAGTAAATGATGATTCAGAACAAAGCTGCACTTGAAAAACTAAACTTGCAGACTAAAAAACTAGGATATAACTTACAACAACATCAGGTTTTGCAGCATTTCAAGTTCTTGAGGAATCAGGCCACCAAGGTGATTATAGGATAAATCACTAGAAACAACAGTCAAGTCATTAAAAATATAATGCAAGGAATATTCAATAAAAGGATTCACATAAATAAGGTCAAGTACTTACATCTCCATGACACTCCTCAAATTACCAAACTCCGCAGGGATGAATCCAACTAGACCATTCTTGCTCAAGTTACTAGAGAAACATGTTCAATGTCAGGATATGAAGCAGGAAACATACCAAGAAACCATAGCCCAAAAAACTTACAGCCTCAATAGATGCTCTAGGCTGCCAATGGATGATGGAATTGGACCAGTCATCATGTTACAGGACAAGTCCCTGGTACATATATCTATGTTATATATAGCATTAGCATGAAATGGATACTCTTAATACATATGAGCTGATGAAGGCTTACAACGTGTCCAAATTGTTGATCCTTGATAGCTCAATAGGAATAGATCcacttatgaaatttgatgaCAGATTTCTGAAGAAACAAAGGAAACGGTTGAATGTGAGTTACGAATCAATATGAGCAAAACAGCATATCAGTACAAAAAAATGGAAATGTGTTCAACTCAATTTAGCACAGCATGAGGCTCAAAATTTATTGGAACTTACAAATAGGTCATGCTTTCAAGTTTCCGCAACGAACAAGGAATGGTCCCATTTAACTTGTTGCCATAAGCATTGCTGTTAAATAAAATTAGCATGTTATATAGATACTTGCAACATTGCACATGAGCTGCAAATTTTCAGAAATAATTTGTGCTTACAAGCTATTGAGATTCACACATGAACTTAGGTTGTCAGGAATTGGTCCTTCAAGGTGGTTATTCGCAAGGTTCCTGCGATAGAAGTAGAATCAGCGATGTTCATGCAATGTAGTTTTCTGGAGAACAAGAAAACACTGGTTCACGTGGCAAGTAATAAGAGGGTGCCTGAAAAGTACTTACAGGTCAAACAAGCCTGTTAGCCTTCCAAGCTCTGGTGGAATTGACCCAATAAGTTGATTATCGTTCAGTTCTCTGAATTTAGATAGTTATATCGAAGATAGATTAATGGTCAACCTGAATCTTGATATCCATAACAGAAGGAATACTAAAACTTACAGGTAATGAAGTGTTGACATATTTCCTAACTCTGGTGGTATCGACCCAGTTAACCTATTGCCTTGGATGTACCTATGAAGTTTTAACATGTATAAAGACAAACTTAGAAATATGTTCAGATCAAACTTTTTCTAGGGTTGAAGTGTATCAGTTCAAACTAAAATCTTGAAAATCTATGAACCAGATTTAGGGGGATAAGAATTCTTACAGCTTCTCAGTATATGTCAAGTTGCCTAGTATAGATGGTATAGGACCAGATAATTGGTTGTAACTCAGATCTCTGATAGAGTAAAAGTTCCATGAATTAGCAAACATATTTCTTTCACTACCAGCAATGAGAAAGCAATGTCTCATTTGTAGATTAGTCAACTATCTAGTAACTGTAGAATTCACTGTAGGACTTACAGAACAGCGAGAGCCTGCATAAGACCAATTACTGAAGGAATTGGACCGGTGAACATGTTCCCTTGCAAGGATCTAATAAAGGGTACATGCAGCTTTGCAGGTAAGCTTATATATGTTAGGCATGTAATTACATCATTTTCAGTGAAAAGAAACAGGCAAACAGCACATACAGTGTAGCCACTTGTAGGAAACCAATGTTGAATGGGATTGGTCCAGTAAAGCGGTTGTAAGACAAATCCCTACCAATATAAAATGTTAGGAAAAATGATATATATGAAAAGTTAAATCAATTATTTCAGGAGTGGCAAGAATGCATATACGTACAAGACCTGAAAACTTGTACAATTCCCAATGGTGTCTGGTATCACCCCAGTCAAGCTATTGTTCTTCACATCACTGATCAAATTAGTGGGAAGCTTAAAACCAgattgaaacaaaaaaaaaacttgcagCAAACTAGACAAGCAGTGTACTTACAAGTACCAAAGGCCAGTCAGCTGGCACATATCAGGAGAGAGGCTTCCTTCTAAATGATTGCCCCGCAAGCCCCTAGTAATTATAGTTACTAATTTAGCCACAAAACTTAGGAGAAATTACTTGATGTTTCAGTAACAACTTATGTGTTTGAATGCCATTTCACAAGAATATATCCAAACCATAAAGACTTAATAATGCTGCCCAGCTTTTACTGAGCAGCCAGGCACTTAAATATATAGTAGCAATGTATGTACAGTACCAGCAGTCCAGCACTAGTACAAACTTTTTGAACCTCAAGGATGACTTACAGATATTGAAGAACCTCATTCCAGTAGATAAGCCTTGGTATCTCCCCAGTCAGTTTGTTTTGTGCCAAATCCCTGGAGTGCGCATCACATTAGAAATTCTGAACCATCCTAGTTGATCCACCTTATAAGAATCATGTAGCAGTAATAGCTTACAAAATCTTCAAATTTGGGAGCTGTGACAATGTTGATGGGATAGCACCAATCAGCtggttgttcttcaatattctaGAAATCACAAACAGCACCACAAAATCTGTAAAAACTTCAAAATCCCCAAATGACGTGTATTTCTATGGATTTCAGAGGGAAGAAGCCTCACAAGTTCTCCAGGTGCTTCAGCTTTGATATAGAAAATGGTATGTCGCCATCCAGGTTGTTGAAAGAAAAGTCCCTAAAGGTAAAGGCAAAGTTTGAATAAAAGCACTACCACCACAACCACAACTAAACATGGGTTACTCGAAGTTCAACTTACAGAGTCTTAAGTGATGAACAATCGCCAATCTCATCAGGGATCTGCCCGGATAGCCCATTTGACTTCAGATCGCTGAATGTGAATGCAAAGGAGACCAGTTAACACAGTTCAGGAAAGTAAAATCTAATCAACAGCAGTCGTTTGGACAAACAAGAAATCATCCGTACATGGAGACGAGGCTCTTGAGGCTGCCGACGGCTGGAGAGATCTCGCCCTCAAGGTTGAGGCCAGAGAGGTTGCTGCATTGCATTGGCGCCAACCCGCATCAGTGGCTACACATCGCAATCGTTGGGAAAGGAGCAAAGTTTAATGGACGCTCTTCTTACAGCGCAGCGACGGCGAATGTGACGTTGTCGCACAGGACGCCGCGCCAGGAGCAGTAGTCGTCGCCGGCCCAATCGTACAGTACGTTGCCGACGTTGCGGAAGGACTTCTTGATCTCCACCAGCGTCGCCCCTGGAAGATGCAGAACTAGCCGCATTAGCAGAAAAAAAATGGAGACACAGAACAGATTACAGACTGGTAGAAATCTGAACAGACGACTCGGCAAATGGAATATCCGCAGAAAGGGAGTCGGATAAACAAGATAGTTGGATTCTGACTAGTGTTTTCAGGCAGGAAAGCAAAGGAACTGGGGGACGTCAGATTTGGAAAGCCCAAATATGACACGATAGTGAAATATGAAGTTACTTGGATTCATTCAGATAGAAAATAGGATCATACTCCAGAATAGCAAACCAAACACAGCTAAAACACACAAGAATAGAACAGACTAAACAAAAGAGACCAAGCTTCCAACACTGAAGGGACAAATAAAGAAACAAGAATGTTCTGAGCATTTGCTCCAATAAGCAGCACAAGAAGCCACatgtaaaaaaaacaaaacagaacatgaagagaaaaaaaaaagatcacaTTTTGAAACATGGGCAGACTAGTTATAAAAACCCGTAGGCATGAAAGAAGAGAAGAATAGAAGATGAGATGAGAAGAGGCACAACTCACAAGGATTAGTTAAGTGTGTTACACTCGGGTTACGGGCTTATAGGGCTATAAAAAAATGGGAATGGAACACTAGCGAATCACCATGCCTCCAAAAGCGCGTACTTGAAGCGCTAATAAAATACCAATCCTAACAAACCCAACCCCCTGAATCTTTGCTCCCCAGTAGGCAACCAGAGGGCTCCTCCCAgagaagaaagaaataaagagaaATGGATATAGAAAAAAGAAACAGATCACCAACCAtcgtcggcgacggcgacggcgacgaggaGGAGGGCGACGAGAGCACGGGCGGCCGTCGTCGTCATGGGCACTGAGCTGCGGACAGGCATCGGGGGAGTGACATTACAGGGAGAGGACAGCGACGATGGAGCGCGAAGCGTGCTGCAGCGAGCCTGCCTCCTCTGCCTGCCTGCCTTAATGGGGCGGAGCTCTTGGTTGGTTTCGTGGGTTCTCGCGCTCCATGCTTATCAGCTTTTTCTCTCGCCACAAAATGAAAAGAGTGTAGAGAGTGTATAGACTTGGGAGGAGCCCTCTGGTTGGGAGAGTGGTTTCATAAACATCAAACGAAAAGAGTGTAGAGAGTGGTTTCATATGATGAGAGAGATTGGGAGAAGGACACTGCAGCGCCTGAAAGGTCACATCAATGATCTACAGTGATTTTCTCTCTCTATCTGGTTGGCCTAGGGCAGTAGAACTCGAGTAACAGATTGAGGAGCATGGCacagctgacatgtgggtcctacgGGTTTGGATTGGGTTAATGCTTAGCTGTGAGTCTACAGGGGCAACTGCAGCTGCAGGTGGACCACCACACTTCTGTATTTTCGATACACTGTGTTTTGGGGGTGTTTGTTTTCCTcaaactaaattttagtccatgtcacatcggacgtttggatgctatttaggagaactaaatatgagttaattataaaactaattacatagatggaggctaatttacgagacgaatttattaagcctaattaatccgccattagcatatatttactgtagcacagcattgtcaaatcatggactaattaggcttaaaaaattcgtctcgcaaattaaccacaatctgtgcaattagttattttttcgtctatatttaatacttcatgcatgtgtccaaacattcgatggaatatggactaaaattttcctgtaggaaccaaacacccccttaacctTCCCTGGTAGGGAAGGGTAAGGGTAACGGTAGGGCTAGTTTCACCAGAATCTCGACCTGCTTTTTTTTGCAATTCAAGTTTGTCAAAGTAAGCTAAAGCCACACAAAATGTTACTATAAATTTGACGAGCCAAATATAAGAGATTTTAAGTTTTGATGACAAATCAAATAAATACGAAAATCATGACCAGCCAAAATTTTGGCTTGGCATACTTTAGAGCGAACTAAGCAGACCCTTTACATCGTGTAAGTTTCTCATACGTCCTATAACGAGTGTCATTCTTATTTTTTCGGAAAATTAAATTAAATATTTTTAAatttaatcaaatatatatataatattaatatttatgatacatcaTCATTAGATGAATCACtggatatattttcataataaacatatttagagatataaatattgctaatattttctagaaACCGTAAACTTAAAAAATGACTAACACGAACCCCATATACGATATTCTTTTTGATAGAGGGAGTAATGATtttgaaaaaataataatatagaATTTGGTTAGCTACAATATTCAATTTTTTTCATTGTGTCGTCATAAAAAATATACTATACAAACTCTATGGTCATTTTGATATTATTATAAGCATTAGCATATTATTACAATTGGGTCATATTGGCAAATAGATATGTTTACCATACTTGGCGACTTCTTCTGTTTGAAATTTCACATGgtaaataaatattgcaaatgaAAACAGCGGCCATGCTTTCATCGTAGTTGGCCGCGCTTTCATCATAGTTGGCCGCACGAGATGAAAGAGATGAAACAATCAACCTTAGTGCGAATTTCATCACCTTCACAAGGCCTTGGAAATAATGCTAACAAGTGtgacagaaccgtccgaaataacataccttcagaggtgctcgtcttccaccagacgctaagcaccccgaaagcaagctacatcagagggattccgtcgagcacaccctaagggagaactcgaataatccacgtttttcctccaggatccaataatgagaacgagtttacaatacttagtctatttcatacaacaagagttcttaaaaatacattattacaataccaagttcagagtgtggaatttaaacagcggaattacaataaacatctaacgataagatacaaggatccgtctgtgtccaccagaaaaatcctccacacaacagctactcctcaagccgCACCTACAATAGGAGTAAATGAAccatgagtacataatgtactcacaagacttacccgactagtgtgaATACttttccgactccaaaggatatgatatactttatggtttgctgggtttcctttttacaAAAGtgatactagtagtgaatccttatgcatgtgttttattagcagtcacgattagttcattagctaaccattctatgtaagcatatgttctactttcaagcaagagttgagcaatcagatctatttcaccatctttcattttccagttcttactacggtgctagatcatagataagtcgtaccggattatccagcgattcgtgaatcaatgtgcccagctaggttcCCTAAAACATATGCCCCGTTTGTATCTAGACAcaaacaggaccaacccatcactctcctgtcaaggggtccaggtcctcgtccaaatttgaactccaagcccccatatctgagtcccgaactcagtgtggtgcttagacctccaccatctttgcatccaatcagttggtctagaaagagccggaacccacgataaaAGAGTAACGAGCCTTCTCTACTCtcataaataagtatgtgctcagaataataagtctgtgatctgactagaatccaatgcaacggtcggtccttaaccgacacggacagggaaaacagtgtaaccaagctatgtcccgttggccacgggacacaacctcttacacctacCAATACATATACCATATCGctgcccggtctctatttcttttcaccattttatcatgaaagtgataataatcacctgttgtgagtaacgacaggttactcatgctaccaaaaaacctaagcatagcagctactcgatctaagatagtaggactcataggtaggtatatctatgcatgtagtttcaatataaatcctgtaatgtaattgcatatcatatatatatttccagTGATTATTCAGAATAAGGGTTAttcatcggggcttgccttggacaggcaCGGTGTCAGCTCAGTTTGTCCGTggcggctctgggacctcctcccgcacgaggacctcctccttgtactcttcaatcacctcttTGTACTTTTGCTCGCCCTcagtcacgaactccaccaactcattttctacatgcatgcaatgacgatgcaacgctcaatattaaggcaatagcagttcttaaaataagaatatatctactaagccactaagctagctctaatgactaagatactgagctaatcatcattcccatcaaaccagcagggtttcacctacaagtgctacttagcaactaaaatatattctcaCTCTTATTAATGATTCAATATATACTACagcaaggagtacttagctaccatatttctcaatcgattctaaggctacaaaaattacagtaagcacataataatacaatgaatctactgtaaaaatttcatggtcaaagcaattaccaatttgccacaaaaattcctacaaatactaacctaaataatactaaacactcacaaataatttaatagccactggtatcaacaaatatatatgaactaaatacactaacagatagagcacaattttaggaacctaacaaaattactttcataatttttggacacatatgcgaattgatattaattttcaaagtttagctcaaaattaaaatataaagctatttctaattccttaagaaaaaggaaaaacgaaTTCCACCCGCGGCCCACCACCGCGTGGCCCACGCGGACGCGGCCCAACATGAGGCGGCCCACAATGGGGAGGCCCACGCGCGCGACACATATGCAAAAACGCCCCTAAACTCTGGGCAAACTAACCCACAGTCCATGTTACTATTCCTAGAAAGAGCAACTATGCAACAAAACCCTCGGAAACTCCCTCCTTTACAACGGCATGGTCCTCGGCCACCCGCGCGCGTGTCGACGTGGCGGCGATGGCATTGGATGGCCACGCTGGCCAGCTAGGACCTGCGCTAGCTCCACTAACGGTCCGACCCCCATCTACaaccctagcgcctacactagcctaggttacTAGAGTTCACGGAAGTGGTGACCACGGCGTGCGCCCATGCGCGATAGTGGCACGGACATGCCGGCCACCCTAAGCCACCGCGGGGTAAACTAACTAGTGCTATAGCATCACTATCTTACCCTGGTTACGGCTGCGGTGGTTCCCCGAACAGGGCTGGCCATGTGCGGGTGGTGGGATGCGGTGGCGCTCCGAGACGGCGCGGCCACGTCAATGGCTATGGCGAGGTGGTAGAGGTGCAAGTGAGGTGCGTAGGGTGAAGTGGTGGTGGAGACAGAGTTCGTGGTGTAGATGGATTGATGAGGGGTGGAGCGGTGGGTGGCTACTCTCGGCCACGGCCGGTCCCGGCCTTAATGGCATGGTGGAGGGGAAACTCTAAATTGGAGTTCATCGTGGCTCgattcaaggcggggtggggacaGTTGGCATGTAGACATCAATGCGCATACATAGGCACGCGAAATTGAAGGCAAGTGCCTACACCCCAGCTCACCATGGCCACGATGTGACGACGGAAACAGAAGCGGGCAGGGGAGAATGAGA includes these proteins:
- the LOC136527303 gene encoding LRR receptor-like serine/threonine-protein kinase ER1, which produces MPVRSSVPMTTTAARALVALLLVAVAVADDGATLVEIKKSFRNVGNVLYDWAGDDYCSWRGVLCDNVTFAVAALNLSGLNLEGEISPAVGSLKSLVSIDLKSNGLSGQIPDEIGDCSSLKTLDFSFNNLDGDIPFSISKLKHLENLILKNNQLIGAIPSTLSQLPNLKILDLAQNKLTGEIPRLIYWNEVLQYLGLRGNHLEGSLSPDMCQLTGLWYFDVKNNSLTGVIPDTIGNCTSFQVLDLSYNRFTGPIPFNIGFLQVATLSLQGNMFTGPIPSVIGLMQALAVLDLSYNQLSGPIPSILGNLTYTEKLYIQGNRLTGSIPPELGNMSTLHYLELNDNQLIGSIPPELGRLTGLFDLNLANNHLEGPIPDNLSSCVNLNSFNAYGNKLNGTIPCSLRKLESMTYLNLSSNFISGSIPIELSRINNLDTLDLSCNMMTGPIPSSIGSLEHLLRLNLSKNGLVGFIPAEFGNLRSVMEIDLSYNHLGGLIPQELEMLQNLMLLKLENNNITGDVSSLMNCFSLNILNVSYNNLAGVVPADNNFTRFSPDSFLGNPGLCGYWLGSSCRSTGHREKPPISKVAIIGVAVGGLVILLMILVAVCRPRRPPAFKDVTVSKQVSNAPPKLVILHMNMALHVYDDIMRMTENLSEKYIIGYGASSTVYKCVLKNCKPVAIKKLYAHYPHSLKEFETELETVGSIKHRNLVSLQGYSLSPVGNLLFYDYMESGSLWDVLHEGSSKKKKLDWETRLRIALGAAQGLAYLHHDCSPRIIHRDVKSKNILLDKDYEAHLTDFGIAKSLCVSKTHTSTYVMGTIGYIDPEYARTSRLNEKSDVYSYGIVLLELLTGKKPVDNECNLHHLILSKTASNEVMDTVDPDIGDTCKDLGEVKKLFQLALLCTKRQPSDRPTMHEVVRVLDCLANPDLPPKPSAHQLGQLPQPSPAVPSYINEYVSLRGTAALSCANSSSTSDAELFLKFGEAISQIME